The stretch of DNA GACCGGCCGCGGGTTGAAGAATAGTGTCATCATACTTCCGACGCGCGCGACTGTACACGAAATTCCGGCGGCCTCGGCCGCCTCGCACAGCCCGGTTTCCAGCCGGTGGCCGAGCTTTTCGAGCCGGGCGTAAGGGGGCTGATCGCGGAGGATTTTGAGCGTGGCAATGCCCGCCGCCGTGGCCAGGGGATTGCCGCTGAGCGTGCCGGCCTGAAACACTTTGCCGGCCGGCAGGATGTGGTCCATGATTTCGGCCCGCCCGCCATAAGCACCCACTGGCAAGCCCCCCCCGACGATTTTGCCCAGCGTCGTCAGGTCGGGCGTGATGCCGAAGATCGTTTGCGCGCCGCCGTAAGCCACGCGGAAACCGGTCATCACTTCGTCGAAAATCAATACCGCGCCGGCCTTGGCTGTTGCCGAGCGCAGCGTGGCCAGAAACTCGGGCGTGGGAATCACGCAGCCCATGTTGCCCACGACCGGTTCCAGAATCACGCCGGCGATGCGCGCGCCATGCTCGGCGAAGGCGCGCTCGACGCCGGCGATGTCGTTGTATTCGAGCACGAGTGTATCGCGCGTCGTGCCGGCCGTGACGCCGGGCGAGTTGGGCACGCCGAGCGTGGCCGCGGCGCTGCCGGCGGCCACGAGCAAGCTATCGACGTGGCCGTGGTAGTTGCCGGCGAATTTCACGATCACGTCACGGCCCGTATAACCGCGCGCCAGGCGAATGGCGCTCATCGTGGCTTCGGTGCCGGAGCTGACCAGCCGGACCTTCTCGACCGACGGAACGGCATCAACGATCAATTCAGCCAACTCGCTTTCGGCCAGCGTCGGCGCGCCAAAGCTCGTGCCGCGCCGAATGGCGGCGGAGAGCGCTGCTTCGACCGCCGGATGACAATGCCCCAGGATCATCGGGCCCCAGGAGCCGATGTAATCGAGGTAGCGGCGGCCGTCGATGTCGAAAAGGTACGCGCCTTCGCCGCGCTCGATAAACAACGGTTCGCCGCCGACCGCGCCATAGGCGCGGGCCGGGCTGTTCACGCCGCCAGGAATCAGCTCTTTGGCCCGGGCAAAGGCCGCCCGACTCTTCTCATAGGGCACGAAAACGTTCTCCTTCGCTTGTCGGCGGTTGTAGGGCGGGCACTGCTGGAGAATCCATCGGTAGAACGGCGCGCCACGAGCGCATAGCTTACGGCATTTCCACGGGTTCGCTGCCGGCGCGTGTCGACAGCGCTTGCCAGACGGCCAGGTCAATGTTCGTGGCGATAAACCGCGCGCTGCCGTCGCAGGCCAGCAGGTTGACGCCCGACGGGTGATTGCTGCGCGCGGCCATGAAGCCCTTTTGCTGCGCCTGGTTCATGCAATCGTAAGTAGTGGCGTTTGGCCCGTAAAAGTGGTTGTACAGCGTGTTGCCGTAGTTGCCAAGAATCCATTTTGCGCTGCGCGTGCTGTACCAATCGCCGGTAGCCAGCGTGGCGCAATTCAGGACGCTGGCGTCGATGCCGTTGCCCAGCTCCAGGACGTAATACGCCGCGTCAGATTGGGATAGCGTCGGCACGTTGAGCGTCAGGCCAGTGCCCAGCATGCGCTCGCTGAAGGCCGCGGTGTGCGACGAGCCGTCGACCAGATCCGCGAAGCGCACCGCCGAGGTGAGATAGAAAACGCCATCGGCGCTGACGAGCGTCCCGTTGTCGACCGTTCCGCTGCCGGTATTTGCCACGTAATTGGTGCCGCCGAAAGTCGAGCCGGGCACTTGCCCCTCGGCCGGGTCGCTGGGGCACTGCAAGACGCGCACCGCTTGCGCAGCCGCCGCGGCGTTGTTCGCGCCACTGTACGTCACTCCGGCAATTCCCAAAGTCGTCGGCGCCGATTTCAAGTCGAGCTGCCCGTACAACCCGTTCTGCTCGACGTAGGGCAGAATGTATGCTTGGGGTGAAAACACCAGTGGTGTCGGGCCACCACGGCCGGCGGGAAAATGCTGCTGGGCGTCGTAGCACTCGAGTAGCGCCAGCCCCAATTGCTTGAGATTATTGGCGCAGGATACGCGGCGGCTACTCTCGCGGGCCGCTTGCACGGCCGGCAGCAAGAGCGCGATCAAGAACCCGATGATCGCGATCACGACCAGCAGCTCGACGAGTGTGAACGCCGCGCGGCGCAGGCGGTTATTGTTTTGCGGATCGTTGGTCCTGGAGAAGAATCGCATGAGGCTGCCCGTTACGCGCTCGTCATTCTCGTACGCTCGATTGTATTCGCCGGCCCGAGCAAAGCGACCCTGGGGCGCGTGCTCGAACTTATCGATGCCGCCCCGGCGGCCCATCCCAGACTTGCTTTTTGGCTTTCAAGAGGCGGCTGGTGTAGCTTTCTTCGGCCGGTGGGGCGGCTGTAGCGACGGCCGCCGGCTCGGGCTGCGCAGCGGTTTTTGGCGGTGCTTCGGCATCGAGCATTGCTGCTGTCGCCGCCTGTGGCACCTCGCCCAGCGGCTCATAACGCGCGCCGGCCCGCGCTTGCTCCAAGCGTTCGGCGATTTCGGCTTTGCGGCTTCGCAGTCGATCCATGTACTCCGTGGGCGCGACCGCCGGCTTGCGGCGCAACAGCCAGTTGCGGGCCGTCGCCGCCACATGCGGAGCCCAGGAGAGATTCACCGCCACGCGCCGCAAGAAGATGTCGAAGAAGAATAAGCAGCCCGCTGCGAACACGAGCAGATGCCAGACACCCTGCCGGCGCGCGGCCGGGGGCAGGTCGCGGCGAAAACTATTCACTGCAAATAGCGACTCGCGCCCGCGCGGGTCCGCGAGCGCGCCAGACATCATCTGCCCCGCTCGTCCTCCGGGCGGGGTCAATTCGGCGATTGAGTCGAGCAGTGCGATGTTCGCCTCGCGGTCGCGAAACTCGGCCGAGTAGGGGACGTTAATGCCCGCCCGGATCGGCGCCAGCCCTGGTCCGGGGCTGATCATGGCGAAATAGCTGCCGGTCTCGTTGGCCTCGAATTCGCCGACGTAGCGTCCCGGCGAAATCTGTTCCAGTTGCACCTCGCGCGGCTCGGAGTCGGGCCCGACGACGCTGCCGGTCAGATCGAGAAAGTTCAAGAACTCATCCTGGCTGTCGAGCGCCGTGACGAACAATTTGACCCGGTTCCCTTCGACGTCGGTGGCGATCGTAAATTTGCCACTGTCATTCACCGGCCGCATCGACCAGCGGACCAGTTGCGTAAAGAACTTGTCGTAGTCGGGCCAGGCGGTCCACTGGGTGGCCCACCGTGCGCCGTCGTCGGTGGTGAAGGCCACGGCGCGCCCCAGCCCGTAGGTCCACGTGCCGAGGACCGTGGAATTCGTCTCTTCCGCATCGACCGGCGCCACGATCACTTGTTCGACGAGTGGATTGTCCTTGAGCGTCGTCCGCACGAAGCCTGTCAGCGGGGGGAGCGCGCCAGAGAGGCCGCTGACGATTTCGTGCGGATAACGGATGACGGGCTGGAAGCCGGAAGCCTTTTCGTAGATCACCGAGCGCGAAACGCGCATCGCCTCTTTCATGAAGATGCGTGGAATCACGCGCGGGTTGTCGACCTTGTAGAACTTGCCTCCGCCGGCGTTGGCGATGCGCCCCATCAGGTCGATATCGGCGTCATCGCCCACGGCCACGGCCGTCACCGTGATGCGGCGTTTGCGCATGTCGGCGGCCAACTCGGGGTAACCGCTTCCCTCGGTGCGGCCGTCGGTCAGCACGATCATGTGCTTGACGGCAGCGTCGACTTTGTCGAGCGCGCGAAATCCTTCCCGCATGCCGGGCGACAAGTTGGTGCCGCCGCCGTTGCCGATTTCGGCGATGTGGTCCAAAGCGCGACCACCGTCGCCAACCTTCAACAGCGGCACGATCCATTGGTACTCGCCATCGAAGGCAATGACGCCGACCTGGTCGCGTTCGCCCAACGTGCGCACGGCGGCGGCCGCGGCCATCTTGCTCATGGCCAGCTTTTCGCCCGCCATCGAGCCCGATCGATCGAGCACGATCATCAGCGCCCCACTGGGCACGACCTTCAGGTTCTTTACCTGGAAATCGACCGGCATCGCCTTTTCGATCGTCGTATTGGTCCAACCGCCGGCGCCGAAGCTGCGCGGGCCGCCCAGCATTACCAGGCCGGCGCCGGTCAGCTCGGTATTGCGGGCCAGCAGCTTCATCTGGTCGTCGTTGAAATGCGTCAGCCGCGCGGCGTCTTCGCCGTCGGACCGCGGGACGTTGGCCAGGATGACGGTGTCGAAAGCTTGCAACTCGGCCATGGTCTGAAACAACTGATTGTCCGGCTGCACGGTCACTTCCAGGTTGTTGTTTCGCAATCGGTCAACCAGGTGCGCGTGCTCGCCCCGATTCTCCATGCTTTCGATCAACAGCACGCGGCCGCTGCCGCGCACGTGCGTGAACGTCGTCGCCCGGTTGTTCTGCGACATCGCGTCGTCTGCGGCATCATCGGGCACGAATCGTGCTTCGTACGTGTAGAAATCAGGCTGGTCGATCTCTTGCCGGATCGTGAACACGTTTTTGCCCGGCGAAAGCGCGACCTGCTCGCTCGATAGCTCGATTGGCTGATCGCTGGTGCGCTCGAGCACCCGCAGCCGGCCGGCAACCTTGCCGGTATCGTTCGTGTTATTGACGACGATGCGCAGGTCAAAGGGCTGCCCTTTGCGAATGTCGGGGGGCACCGTGATTTTTTCGACCAGCACTTCCCCGCGCGACTGATAGCGCACCGGCACAACATCGATGCCGATCCCGGCGGCCGAGGCCGCCTGCGCCTCGTCGAGAGCGCTTCCGAGATTCTGATTGCCGTCGCTCACGAGCACGATGCGCTTGGCGGCGTCGTACGGAAAGGTCGCTTCGGCCAGCTTGATCGCCGCCGCGATGTCCGTGAATGAGGGATCGAGCTGGCTTTCCACGCGCCGCGCGATCCGCACCTGCTCGGCCGAGGGAGGAACTTCGATGCCCGCCTCGTGGCCGAAAACGATAACACCGGCCATGTCGCGCGGCGTGCGCTGCTCGGCGATCGCGGCATCGACGTAGTCGATCATCGCCTGGCGATCTTCGGGCGGAATGCTCGACGACTGATCGAGCAAATAGACGACGGCCACGCGGTCGGTCGAATGGACGATTTCGAGCTCGGCCAGGGCTAGCACGAAAAGCGCTACGACGAGCGCGCGCATGAGACAAACCAGCAGTTTCCGCACGCGCCCCATCGCCCCCAGGCTGCGCTGGCCGATCCACCACACCAGTGGGATCGTGGCCAGCAGCGCCAACCAGGCAGGACTGTCGAAAGAGATTCCGTAGGACATCCGTCACGACCGTTCGAGAAGCGGCGGGAAAGCACGCGTCAATAGAGCTGCCATTACCCTCTCGCGGGTCATTATATCGCGCCGGAATCGAGACAGCCTATTCTGCGAAGGTTTCTTAACGCGACGGAATCGCTAATCGAAACCAAAGGGCCACGGTGCGGGTGGGGACGTCGGTTTTGCGATCTTGGGAGTTAGCCGTGTGAATAGACGCCTCTCGCGAATCGTCGCGATTTCGTCGTCGGTAAGTTCGCATTCGGCAATCCAGAGTTCGAGAAGCTTTGGGCACTGCTTCAGGAAGGACAATCCGGAGCCGCCTATTGGGCTGTTTCCAACCGTAAGGCGCTCTAAACGTGGTGCGGCGTGCAGAATCGCGATCAAGCCTGCGTTTGAAATCCTGGTGTCACTGATGGAGCACGATTTCAACTGAAGTAAGGCGGGAAGGCTTTGTACATGCGCGTCGGTGAACCCTCGGCCGCGAACATGGAGCTCCTTCAAGTCGGTTGCCTGTGAAAGCGGCACGAGGCTCTTATTCGTCCAATCGGCAGATTCTGCCTGAGATGACCCCCGTGAATCTTTCCGTAACCACAATGTTTCGAGATGCGGAACTTTGGCAGCGGCCGCCACGAGCGCATCGGATAACTTTGCGGAGTCACGAAGATCAAGTTGCCGCAAGCTCTGCTCCGGCAGACGGCTGAGCACAGCGAGGTTCTCTACGGTGAAGTCAGGCTGTCCCCAAAACCCGATGCGCTTCAGGTATGGAAGCTGGGTAGCCAAGGCAAGTGATTTGTCTAAATCCTTGGGGTCGGGCACGGTGACCCTAGCGACGTGCCATTCCAGATCGAGATCGAGCCAGCGTTCGAACCAGGTGCGATGCTCGCGCAAGGGGACGCCTTCGACGTCGCCAATCGCATATTGTACTGAGGCGCCCAGGCGAACGAGTTCCGCGGAGACGGCTTTTTCGTCGCGGGCGCGCTTCACCTTCACGCCCACGAATGCCACGCCCACCGCGACGAGCGTGGTGATGAGGAAAAGGCCGCGCAGTGTGAATCCGAACAGCGGTCCGGTTGGTCGCAGGCGCATGTCTCGATTCTACCAGGGCCGCGTGGTTGCCCCATAATGCCATTCCGCACCGCGGTTTCCGAAGCTGAACTTTTCGCCACCTTGTTTGACACCTCGGGCTCGCCCGTTAGCATGAGGGCTAGTGTTTTTCCAGGAGCCAGTTTTCGTGCAACGGAGAGTTTGCCATGAGCAAAGGATTGAAGATTCGCGTGATCGCGGCGTCGATCGTCGTCGCCGGCTGCGTCTGTGCCGCAGGCTGGGTTGCCACCGCAAATCATGAAGACACAAAATCGACC from Pirellulales bacterium encodes:
- the hemL gene encoding glutamate-1-semialdehyde 2,1-aminomutase, whose amino-acid sequence is MPYEKSRAAFARAKELIPGGVNSPARAYGAVGGEPLFIERGEGAYLFDIDGRRYLDYIGSWGPMILGHCHPAVEAALSAAIRRGTSFGAPTLAESELAELIVDAVPSVEKVRLVSSGTEATMSAIRLARGYTGRDVIVKFAGNYHGHVDSLLVAAGSAAATLGVPNSPGVTAGTTRDTLVLEYNDIAGVERAFAEHGARIAGVILEPVVGNMGCVIPTPEFLATLRSATAKAGAVLIFDEVMTGFRVAYGGAQTIFGITPDLTTLGKIVGGGLPVGAYGGRAEIMDHILPAGKVFQAGTLSGNPLATAAGIATLKILRDQPPYARLEKLGHRLETGLCEAAEAAGISCTVARVGSMMTLFFNPRPVANWEQASHSDTKRFARWFWELVDRGIYMPCSQYEALFISAAHSDEDIDATIAEAREVLSRL
- a CDS encoding DUF1559 domain-containing protein gives rise to the protein MGRRGGIDKFEHAPQGRFARAGEYNRAYENDERVTGSLMRFFSRTNDPQNNNRLRRAAFTLVELLVVIAIIGFLIALLLPAVQAARESSRRVSCANNLKQLGLALLECYDAQQHFPAGRGGPTPLVFSPQAYILPYVEQNGLYGQLDLKSAPTTLGIAGVTYSGANNAAAAAQAVRVLQCPSDPAEGQVPGSTFGGTNYVANTGSGTVDNGTLVSADGVFYLTSAVRFADLVDGSSHTAAFSERMLGTGLTLNVPTLSQSDAAYYVLELGNGIDASVLNCATLATGDWYSTRSAKWILGNYGNTLYNHFYGPNATTYDCMNQAQQKGFMAARSNHPSGVNLLACDGSARFIATNIDLAVWQALSTRAGSEPVEMP
- a CDS encoding VWA domain-containing protein, which gives rise to MSYGISFDSPAWLALLATIPLVWWIGQRSLGAMGRVRKLLVCLMRALVVALFVLALAELEIVHSTDRVAVVYLLDQSSSIPPEDRQAMIDYVDAAIAEQRTPRDMAGVIVFGHEAGIEVPPSAEQVRIARRVESQLDPSFTDIAAAIKLAEATFPYDAAKRIVLVSDGNQNLGSALDEAQAASAAGIGIDVVPVRYQSRGEVLVEKITVPPDIRKGQPFDLRIVVNNTNDTGKVAGRLRVLERTSDQPIELSSEQVALSPGKNVFTIRQEIDQPDFYTYEARFVPDDAADDAMSQNNRATTFTHVRGSGRVLLIESMENRGEHAHLVDRLRNNNLEVTVQPDNQLFQTMAELQAFDTVILANVPRSDGEDAARLTHFNDDQMKLLARNTELTGAGLVMLGGPRSFGAGGWTNTTIEKAMPVDFQVKNLKVVPSGALMIVLDRSGSMAGEKLAMSKMAAAAAVRTLGERDQVGVIAFDGEYQWIVPLLKVGDGGRALDHIAEIGNGGGTNLSPGMREGFRALDKVDAAVKHMIVLTDGRTEGSGYPELAADMRKRRITVTAVAVGDDADIDLMGRIANAGGGKFYKVDNPRVIPRIFMKEAMRVSRSVIYEKASGFQPVIRYPHEIVSGLSGALPPLTGFVRTTLKDNPLVEQVIVAPVDAEETNSTVLGTWTYGLGRAVAFTTDDGARWATQWTAWPDYDKFFTQLVRWSMRPVNDSGKFTIATDVEGNRVKLFVTALDSQDEFLNFLDLTGSVVGPDSEPREVQLEQISPGRYVGEFEANETGSYFAMISPGPGLAPIRAGINVPYSAEFRDREANIALLDSIAELTPPGGRAGQMMSGALADPRGRESLFAVNSFRRDLPPAARRQGVWHLLVFAAGCLFFFDIFLRRVAVNLSWAPHVAATARNWLLRRKPAVAPTEYMDRLRSRKAEIAERLEQARAGARYEPLGEVPQAATAAMLDAEAPPKTAAQPEPAAVATAAPPAEESYTSRLLKAKKQVWDGPPGRHR